From the genome of Setaria viridis chromosome 1, Setaria_viridis_v4.0, whole genome shotgun sequence:
caagataactctctcaacccaactcaaagatttctcaagaatcactcaagtctcacaaagagaggttggggagagTTTTTCTGGTCACTAGATGATGTCAAATGCGTGTGTAACCAAGAGCCCACCAAGGAGGAGGCCAAGGGGTATAAATATCCCCACAAACCAAAAACTAGCCATTAGAGTTGCTCAAACTGTCAGACCAGTTGCTagaccggtcagatcggtctggtttgaaaaactagccgttggcgcCCTGAACccccagaccggtcagaccggtctgccaAGCCAGTTTGACCAGTCTGCCAAATCGGTTCGACCGGTTTGGCTGAGTTAATCCTAAAAACCTTCGGAGACACTTTCTCGGTCCACCTACTGGCTGAACCGACTTAAGTCAGCTGAGTTGGGACAGTTAGCTCACTCAAGGGTTTTCTCATGACCAATTtcacataggtcaactaagaTCACTTTTGATAttgtcaattagctaatgttgcatccctcttgatagtatggcatacctatactcaagaataaatataaatactatatcatccacttgagcttgtaaGTCTTCATCCATGCCATCCTTTGATCAATAGTCACTTGAGGGCTCTCAACATCAATAGTCACTTGAGGGCTCTCAACAtagctatcatcttgagcacgtccatcttgagctagtgacttaagaTTTTCCTTCattcatgataagatatacttgaATTCTTAAGTCACTCCCTCGGTAAGGCTTAGATACACTACTTCGAAACCCCTCGaatactagccacttcaccttagcaaaatgcaCATAGTCTAAGCCGTAGCTTGACCAAAGCTTGGTTAGTCCCTCGCTCTAGTCCctcgcttgatttcttcacctattcgtgccactttgagtttagctttgcttttgacaccaacaatgaaatcccatttgaaatcgtcttcaaatgcttgttcttaaTTGATAAAAAATGTCCCATGAATTGCAAACTTCCAATAACAAGACCAATATGTAACACATAAGCTCATGTCTTTTTATCATATGCACATAAAGTCTtgtggcctgttcgcttcagcttattcagccggcttatcagccaccaaacagtgttttcctctcacaacaaatcagccgtttcagcttttcagccggcttataagctgaagcgaacaggcccttgcAATATCCATATGTGAATATCACTAATTCTTTTCTTAATGATCCCTTTActtgtcaatcaagctatcacatgatttggagacATATAGATCAACCATAAAAtatatccccaagttttacttcacccttgcttgtcattgatcataTAATTGCATCACGGGAACACATACTCGCTTGCTTTTCTTTATTGTGAGCCATATAATGCATATTCTATTTATGAGACAATATcacatcataaatatgagaataaaacCCTGCTCACAATtttaagcaaacaagttagtcattcaattcaccaaaaccactggggcctagatgcacttttgtcgcacccggttttaaaacaaaaccaagtgctacctatatgtatgctaggatctagtttcatacatatagtgacatcattagtgaataatagCAACAGTACcacgtaaaggaatataaattAAGAATTtcgagtctatcagagatatacaacttaatcctgaaaatggaggctccaaacttcacagggaATCGACTAGGGTTGCGTATGCCTAGTGaagggatacaaggtaggctacgctagcgcaaaataaatttttttctacctcgtaaaccaggaaaactgtcatatatggatcacgggattaccactagacacGCAGATAcggaagttgatgaagcgcgTCGGGGTAGTGTAGTCAATCACACATCGCCGCaatgtagtcgaacacgtccacgtccagcagcttctcagcaactcgtccacgtgcagcgacGTCCTCTTTGCGCGGCGGCTCGTCAAGCTCCTCGTCAGCTCGTCAAGCTCTCGtgcggtggctcgtccaagtgctgcagatgcaacacctccaaggtatccacacgtgcggggaggaagcattGGAAGCCAGattgctaggtccacgagtgcaacaaggcgagggcatgggggagggggaggggcggctgAGGTTCGGCcaaaaagggatgaaaccctaagccgcccccacccctcaatatataggggtccctgacgggcctctaggtccaaggctcccaaacctggtccaattcggatcatatcctcattaggcttccagccccttaagtgtgcgaccctataggttcatatacgcatagacatggcgcgagtactcctactcggccaataatTAGTAGcaacctctagcaagacatgcgaACTCCTATGCGCACACGAaaatcatatcagatgaaccatcacaacatcacgtacatgctattccctttgcctcacgatatttggtctagcttcaagccgatctctctttctcgatcctgtgattcgaaatccctctCTAGGTTAACTGTTAACctcacatagcatggccatgcatttccggatccgaacACTCGAGGGGtctagagatatctctctcaagtagagaggggcaaattccattttgactgaccatgcctcacaacatgcttcttgacaaactcgaaagctacctttataactacacagttacggtgtagcgtttgatagcccctaagtaagtcgatccacatcttgagtacatgcgacaatctcaggtctaaggacaaagcgtacacattgtgtaaagagagaactatgtaactcacgttgggtcagtcctaccatatgtctctacatgtgcccacattattagtttgacatctccatatctacgacttgtgaaacatagtcatcaactaatacatatgctagtctaatattcatgtgtgtcctcacatgaactccgactagggacaacttttagaataaccatacaagtaaagagtttcacacacaatttatacaattgcaaatcaattcaagtagcctttaatggatattcaaggaacacaatataaatcatggataaatgggatatcatcatctctgtGATTGCCTcaagggcatacctccaacagtctcccacttgcactagagtcaatctagaagatatctaatacccatagctcttatgtgcgcatcatacttagactgcgggagaggctttgtcaaaggaTTGAAATATTTAAATCTGTGTGTATTCTTGATCTCGCCTCGGTTGACAAAGtttcgaatgagatgaaatcgttgcattatgtgtttgtttttttggtgattccttggctcctttgcttgcgcaatagccccgttgttatcacagtagagattcaatgggctggatgcattcgggaacacaccaagttcaataaggaaattccttatccaaacaccctccttcgcggttTCTAAAAACTATGCGTGAAttcaaaaggatagcatccctaCTCAGTcggatgtgctgtgtaggtgagatggtaaagAAACTATGCGTGAGGCAAGAGGTTGcaggtttgaatcccacgcaccgcatatttcgcgtgaaaaatcgcatgacttgtgacttgcgacgtgcgcATGGGGGAGCCTCCCAagaatttagaatatttttttagcgcaaaaaccctttagtcctggttagtattaccaaccgggactaaatgtttATCTTTAGTCCCGTGTGAAAGATTCGAGACTAAAGATGGGAACCTTTAGTCCTGAataattagtcccggttggattttcgagacctatgcgtctttccaaccgggactaatgttCAGTTTTCAACCAGTGTAATATAGATTATTTTCATGATGACAGAGGTGGATAATGTTCTTAAAAATATGATAGTCTACTTTATGATAATTTTAGGATTTACCCTCTTTGTTCTCTTAGCGTCTGGTAAGCATTAATTAATATGTAAAATGGTCTGATGCAATGGAACAGAGATTACTTGATTCATTTTATACAGGGAGAAAAATCAAAGAATGAAGCGAGCTACATTCCTGTGCGTAGATAACGCCTGACGGATAGGTTGTTCTCATCGATCACAGTACGTAGTTTCTCAAAGTAGCAGCATCCTCGCGTAGTCCTCGAGAACAAGGAGCCTCTGCTCCTTGTCGTACGAGTACATGACGCCGACCATCCTGGCGGCGTTCAAGGAAACCTGCGTGAACCTAGAGGCGAAGGTCCTCCTGGAGAAGCACTCCCTGTTGAGCTCCTCCCACTCCCTCGCGATCAAGCCACGCATGTGTTCTTCGGCGTCGGCCTGAGTGCAGCTAGGATTTTCCATCTGGTAGAAATCCCTATATGATCCGTCCAGTCCTTCCTGTGCTTCATCCTGCAAAAATCCATGGATTTAAATTTGCTGCTAAATTTTTACAGTCATAtcgtatttaaaaattattttaacAAGGATATGGTGAAAATATTTAACAATTAATTGCTGACCTCTGCACTGCCCAAGTCATCCCAAAGCCTGAGGATCTTGGCCGGGCAAGAGATGATGGAAGGGATGTGGTCAGCGAGCTCTGCAGCTTCATTACTTTGATCATAACCTAGCATGGCGAATACGAGCGCTAATGTAAGCGGCACTCCTGAAGTGACAGCACCATTTCTCAGGTAGTCTTCTGCGGTAGGAACCTGATCGGTTGCCAGCCATCTTGCCTCTACCATGAATCCATCAAACAGCACCGCCcactgccaaaaaaaaagggtAGAATTTATTGTGTAAAGCTCAGCAATAGGACATCATCATAGCTAAATTTTGGGCTACAAATTTTTGGTATGCGGATCAAATTGAACAAGTTTAATGGAAACAAGTTTGTAATATACTGCATGTCTGAGATGATTGATGGGATTGAATCCACGCTCCTCTTCTACCATATCTGCGATCTCATTCGTAGTGGTGTAAATAGCCTTGTAGCATGATCTTATGCCACTGGGGAGTGAATCAGCAGCCACAGTATTCCACCTGCAAATCATATTTTGTACAATGTATTAGCTTATTGCAAACTAATTCTTATTAAAATCAGGATGTAAACCAACTATTTTCGATATGTAAACAATATTAATGTTGAAATCTACAACAAGATGAATATTAATGCAGCTACGTGCTAACCTCCGTTTCCAAGTACTTGTTACTTTTGACcattttatttgttttaaaaTACTTGGCACTCCACGTTCCCGGAACACACTTCCCTATGTTAAACACTAAAAGATAGTTTCACCAAAGTATTGTGGTCATTTCATCCTTAAAAAGTGAATTGCCTAGATAACCATGTTTTGGTTACAGTTGCCAAGTATTCGGAAACGGAGGTTGGTACTACGTATCATTTACCTACAACTTTGAGACGATGTTAATTACTTGCAAGCTTACATTTTGATTGCCTCGGTGAAGAGGGAGAGCTCCTCTGGTGTGCCAACAAGATCAAATATGTCATCAACAACGTAGACTAGTGAGATTATCTTTGTGGTCTCAACCCGGTATCTGGACGAGGAAGGCCCCTGGAAGGTTGTCATGGGCCACATGTACCATTTCAGCACCTGGTCCCGCACCACCGGTATCTCACGAGACAATCCTAGATCCGTCCACCATCTGCATCACATGAATCAAATATCTCACAATTATAATTCATAAATAGTAAATTACCACTGAATCTTAATCGTCAAAACAAATTCTGGAATATAATTTTATAAACACTTTTAATTTACGTACGTAAATTAGTGATGAAATCCTCTGGTGTCAATTGATCTTAAAAAAAAGGATCATATGCGCGCATTTTCTTGGCTGCTTTTAAAGACCACCATGGAATTACGTTTTCTTAGCTGTTAATATGCGCTTTCAAGTACTATATACCTTGGCGGCTTCAATTAGCCGCCAAGAAAATTGCTAGCCGCCAAGGCAATTTCAGTTTGGTGCAGTGACGATTAACTACAACATTGTTAATTAATTACTGACCTTTTAACCTCCTGCATTTCTTTCTGATGCAGCCGTTTGTTGAGCTGGAACTCTGAAATTGCTAGTTCCTCCATTGCAGTGTTTCTGGTGGGCAGAGTCTGCAGGTAGCTGAGGTGGTGCCTAGCCTTGTACTGCATCAGGCTCAGGTGGTATGGGTGGTCCAGGGACTGCCTCACGTACCTTGCAAGTCCTGGCTCCAAGTACCTGATGGCAGATTCAAGGTGCTTGCTTGAGAACTCCTTTGCCTTGGAGAGTGATGCTTCATCTCCCATGTCCAGGTGTGACATGTCATGCAGGCTCAGGAGGCCCCTTATATCGTTGCTAAGAGCAAGCTTGAACTCGCCGGTGTCGTCGGTGAACCTCCTCAGAACATCATCTGCTACACGTAATGGAAACAATTTAAACAACTTTATTTGGCCATCTCTGTTCTGTTTGAAAATGAAGAAACATGTTTGAAACGAGCTGAGAGATTAAGTCTCTATGTTTTTACCGACCTGCTGAAACATCATGGCCGGCCTCTCTCATGAGCCTGAATGCAAGGGTTGCGTCGAAGAGATCATCGCTGTGGACGAGATCCATGCACGCGCCCATGGCGCTCTCGATCTCTTCCTCGAAGTAGTGGTCGATGCAGAGGCGCTTGAGGTTGTCGACGACGGCCATCGTCTCCCGTCCGCTCTTCCGATACCCGTGCAGAGTCTTTTGTACAGTCACGATGCTTTTCTGGGGTGTTTTGTACGCGAGCGAGGAGCGGATTGAACCGCTGCGGTGGCGGTGCCCTCGCCGGCCgttcccggccgccggcgaagcttgaaggagaagaggctcCACGGAGAAGGAGAAGACGATGCGTGCAGGAGCAGCAGCCATTATAGCTCTAACAGCTGGTTAATAATTACTACAAAGAACTCGAGCAACACAGCTTTAACTAATCGGAAAGCAAGTCCTAATTAACTGTACTTAGCTATGTATACACAGTACAGTATGCTTGCAGCTCGTTTGTGTTATGCATCGAGCTACGTGCACGCCCTCAAATTTATAGTGAGAGGCAGGAGCAGCTAGCTAGGGCTCCCTCATTTCATCAGATATTAAGTGAGCACCAGCTACAGTGTTTGCTGTGATGTGGTGCTGAAGCTTCTGAATTGAAGCATCATCGACAGCTCCAGGGCATGTAATAAGTCGTCCACTGCTGTCACTGTTCTTCAGGACCTAGTAGACCACACCTTCTGTCAGTCCTGCCTTCTGTGTTTCTTCCTCTCTCTACCGTGTGCGTGTGAATCTTCAACACGTTCCATAGCAGCCTCCAATTTGTAGTGCACAGCAGCCTGCCCATGTGGAAAATACGAGCTGATCGAGAGCAACACATAGTTCAGCCGCCGTTGATTATTCGCTTTCCTAATCACTTTCGAGGCACTGTTAATCTCTATACCTTTCTGTTGGCAACGTCAACAGATGTTTGGTGCCATGTGGTGTTCACGTGCACATGTGCGACCAATATCTCAATTCTCAACCGTGTCCCATTTTGATACATCTCCTTATTAGAAAAAGGAGGGTGTGTTTGAAACGTATGGATTTTTCAGGAAATTAGATTCATTCCGCATTATGAATGAGGCTAAAAAAGGGTCAATTTATACGCCACTACGGGAAactttaaatttgccgagtgttttctttttgccgagtgttttttttcggacactcggcaaacaagctcttcgccgagtgccaagccaaaaacactcggcaaaaaaaaaaacactcggcaaatcgtggctttgccgagtgtcaaatttgaactgcaagtgattcaaattatagaataaaatgagtagaaaaatgatattcatgttatttggaccaatttgagacctgacccatgaaatgaaaagaaatttcgaacatcttgttcaggaaacacgatcATGAGCGTGtcgcagtagtatttttaaattgtaaaaaaaacaatcaaagtctgaaaatcttaagatttgtcatgatgtgatgatatgatacgtggaggctgtgtaaaaaaattgagaaggttttgcacatttcatcatgtacgatgattacaaaccgaagcatctcagaagaagaatagtaactttaagaaggattcgataaaatttagagtcgaagtgacagtcgagttcggtttgactacaaaactttttgtatagtcagtagaaaACCTATATTGATTTGTGtgaaaatttgatatttttttgaaactgttggatattttttaaatttttttcaaaaaacgtttgccgagtgtcctacgctggacactcggcaaagaaaactctttaccgagtgtccacgtaggacactcggcaaaccatccGCCCGGCCCCTCAATTAATAAGTCCCTCACCCGGCCCCCTGGCCTCTCTCCCTCACCCGGCCCCCTGGCCTCTCTCCCTCACCCGGCCCCCCCtcactccctcctctctccctcctctctccctcccgccgccgcccgaaggcccccaccgccgcgcgccgcctggcaccccccgccgccgcccgccgcccgacatgccgcccggcgccccccgccgccgcccggcggccccggccccgccgcccgccgcccgccgccccgcgctcccggatccgccgccgccggccgccggatcctccgccgcctgccgccccggTCCCCGgatcctccgtcgccgccccggcccccggatccgccagccgccgccccggcccccggatccgcccgccgccgccccggcccctggatccgcccgccgccgccccggcccccggatccgccgccccggcccccggatccgccgccctgGCCTCCGGATCCGCCACctcggcccccggatccgcccgccgccccggcccccggatccgccgccgccgcccggatccgccgccgcccgcccgtcccctccaccggatccgccggcgccggggcctaaagagaagaggagaggatagtggcggcggcggcggcggcggcggcggagcagtggcggtgcgtgtttttttttttcaataattgttcgccgagtgttttctgggcactcgacACAAGACACTCGGTGAACTAGGGTTTGCCGACTCtatatttgccgtgtgccgtttgccgagtgttacactcggcaaacggttcgccgagggtattctgcccttcgccgagtgcccctggcactcggcaatttgacTGTGTCCCGTAGTGCGCCCCCTACTTGGTTTTCTTACAAACTACTATTTACGCCGtgtaattattattattattattattattattattattattatttcacCCCTTTTTCTGATGGAGAGAAGGCCCGGAAATTATTGGTATCGGTATTGTTCGTAGCACAGAGATATTACCGATATATGTAACCTATATATGAATATAATGGGACCAAGCTCCATGTATAGGATGACAACTGTGACAGTGGTAGATGGTCCCAAACCCAAAGTGTGAGGAAAAAGATCATGTTAACATATATTTGACAAGTGTTTAATTAAACCTTAGGTTGAGCTATGTGTTCAACATGTAAATTAACATTACTGTCACTTcgtacatgtatatatacatatcttatgttagtattttctatactaataataataacaacaaattaatttagaatcatatattgtcgTAGTTTATAGTACTttttatgaaaaatattgataatttagATGCATATTTAGATGttactttgattgttttttaatGGCAAATGGGTTACttaagattattttttataatggcatt
Proteins encoded in this window:
- the LOC117844560 gene encoding terpene synthase 2, chloroplastic isoform X1, whose product is MAAAPARIVFSFSVEPLLLQASPAAGNGRRGHRHRSGSIRSSLAYKTPQKSIVTVQKTLHGYRKSGRETMAVVDNLKRLCIDHYFEEEIESAMGACMDLVHSDDLFDATLAFRLMREAGHDVSAADDVLRRFTDDTGEFKLALSNDIRGLLSLHDMSHLDMGDEASLSKAKEFSSKHLESAIRYLEPGLARYVRQSLDHPYHLSLMQYKARHHLSYLQTLPTRNTAMEELAISEFQLNKRLHQKEMQEVKRWWTDLGLSREIPVVRDQVLKWYMWPMTTFQGPSSSRYRVETTKIISLVYVVDDIFDLVGTPEELSLFTEAIKMWNTVAADSLPSGIRSCYKAIYTTTNEIADMVEEERGFNPINHLRHAWAVLFDGFMVEARWLATDQVPTAEDYLRNGAVTSGVPLTLALVFAMLGYDQSNEAAELADHIPSIISCPAKILRLWDDLGSAEDEAQEGLDGSYRDFYQMENPSCTQADAEEHMRGLIAREWEELNRECFSRRTFASRFTQVSLNAARMVGVMYSYDKEQRLLVLEDYARMLLL
- the LOC117844560 gene encoding terpene synthase 2, chloroplastic isoform X2 codes for the protein MAAAPARIVFSFSVEPLLLQASPAAGNGRRGHRHRSGSIRSSLAYKTPQKSIVTVQKTLHGYRKSGRETMAVVDNLKRLCIDHYFEEEIESAMGACMDLVHSDDLFDATLAFRLMREAGHDVSADDVLRRFTDDTGEFKLALSNDIRGLLSLHDMSHLDMGDEASLSKAKEFSSKHLESAIRYLEPGLARYVRQSLDHPYHLSLMQYKARHHLSYLQTLPTRNTAMEELAISEFQLNKRLHQKEMQEVKRWWTDLGLSREIPVVRDQVLKWYMWPMTTFQGPSSSRYRVETTKIISLVYVVDDIFDLVGTPEELSLFTEAIKMWNTVAADSLPSGIRSCYKAIYTTTNEIADMVEEERGFNPINHLRHAWAVLFDGFMVEARWLATDQVPTAEDYLRNGAVTSGVPLTLALVFAMLGYDQSNEAAELADHIPSIISCPAKILRLWDDLGSAEDEAQEGLDGSYRDFYQMENPSCTQADAEEHMRGLIAREWEELNRECFSRRTFASRFTQVSLNAARMVGVMYSYDKEQRLLVLEDYARMLLL